A stretch of the Photobacterium sp. CCB-ST2H9 genome encodes the following:
- the fliD gene encoding flagellar filament capping protein FliD: MNIGPMGTASGLDINAMVDKIVAAERAPKEERINQRRDQANVELSAYGRLKGALDGMKSLMAEFRQDQSLSARTASSDNQDMVSVRASHEAQPGRYTVEVKQLATAHKIASAAVDDKVALGAGKLTLSVGGQSFDVSIDSNESKLLDVVRQINRHPDNQGVLASVIKDSNGARLVLTSDKTGEHNPLKVTVDAAPGSPLQQFAFDGNQPASPMLEMQAAADAKVLIDGLAEVSSETNTLNDAIPGLDMDLKQLSAESDKPQAVIEVGYDRDKAGAQIERFVNAYNQFYDTAMELGKFDPGTQDKGPLVGDSMLRSSVQQLRNAFSTPLEDGPASIQTLSELGITTSMTGHLEIDYDKLDNQLNRNFADVGEFFGSRKGFSRRIEDLLHAYTGATGSISNREKSINEQVMKLGTEERDLDRRMESVYQRTHDQFSAMDHAMGQMQSQLGSMMSMMPQM, from the coding sequence ATGAATATTGGCCCAATGGGTACGGCTTCCGGCTTGGATATCAATGCCATGGTCGACAAGATCGTCGCTGCTGAACGGGCGCCAAAAGAAGAGCGCATCAATCAGCGTCGTGATCAGGCAAATGTCGAGCTGAGTGCTTATGGCCGTTTAAAAGGCGCTCTGGATGGAATGAAAAGCCTGATGGCGGAGTTTCGTCAGGATCAATCTTTATCTGCACGAACAGCATCATCCGATAATCAGGACATGGTGTCGGTTCGCGCCAGCCATGAAGCCCAGCCGGGTCGTTATACGGTTGAAGTGAAACAGCTGGCAACCGCACACAAGATTGCCTCGGCGGCGGTGGATGACAAAGTGGCACTAGGTGCCGGAAAATTGACACTATCGGTGGGCGGTCAGTCTTTTGACGTTTCCATCGACAGTAATGAAAGTAAGCTGCTGGATGTCGTCCGGCAAATTAACCGCCATCCCGATAATCAAGGGGTGCTGGCGTCAGTAATTAAAGACAGCAACGGTGCGCGTCTGGTGCTGACCTCGGACAAAACCGGCGAGCACAATCCGTTGAAAGTCACGGTTGATGCGGCGCCAGGCAGTCCGTTACAACAGTTTGCGTTTGACGGTAATCAGCCTGCCAGTCCGATGCTTGAAATGCAGGCTGCGGCGGATGCAAAAGTATTGATTGATGGTCTGGCTGAAGTCAGCAGCGAGACCAACACGCTGAACGATGCGATTCCCGGCCTGGATATGGATCTGAAACAGCTGTCGGCTGAAAGTGACAAGCCACAGGCCGTGATTGAAGTGGGTTATGACCGGGATAAAGCCGGTGCCCAGATTGAACGTTTCGTGAATGCTTATAATCAGTTTTACGATACGGCGATGGAGCTTGGGAAATTTGACCCGGGCACACAGGATAAAGGACCCCTGGTCGGCGACAGTATGCTGCGTTCATCGGTTCAGCAGCTGCGAAATGCTTTCAGCACACCGCTGGAAGATGGCCCGGCCAGCATCCAGACACTCAGCGAGCTGGGTATCACGACGTCGATGACCGGTCATCTGGAAATCGACTACGATAAGCTGGATAACCAGCTGAACCGGAATTTTGCGGATGTGGGCGAGTTTTTTGGCAGCCGGAAAGGGTTTTCCCGCCGTATCGAGGATCTGTTGCATGCTTATACCGGTGCAACCGGCAGTATCTCGAACCGCGAGAAGAGCATTAACGAACAGGTCATGAAGCTCGGTACCGAAGAGCGTGATCTGGACCGCCGGATGGAAAGCGTCTATCAGCGCACCCACGACCAGTTTTCCGCAATGGATCATGCCATGGGGCAGATGCAGAGCCAGCTGGGTTCAATGATGAGTATGATGCCGCAAATGTAA
- a CDS encoding flagellar rod protein FlaI: MSVKMMQTLADIDQQLNQLINDGSDIDVEKLHQLLADRQTVLNDLKAIPELLDKESWQEAIDRTSDLLTKLRERRELSANQLKRLQHGQRSVQTYNQFR; this comes from the coding sequence ATGTCAGTCAAGATGATGCAAACCCTGGCCGACATTGATCAGCAATTGAATCAGTTGATCAATGATGGCTCAGACATTGATGTGGAGAAGCTGCATCAACTGCTGGCGGATCGCCAGACAGTGCTCAACGATCTGAAGGCGATTCCGGAGTTATTGGACAAAGAGAGTTGGCAGGAAGCCATCGACAGAACTTCAGATTTGCTGACAAAGTTACGCGAAAGACGTGAATTGTCGGCAAATCAATTGAAACGATTACAGCACGGACAACGTTCGGTGCAGACATATAATCAATTTCGCTAA
- the fliS gene encoding flagellar export chaperone FliS, with protein sequence MRGNLQAYKRVSVDSQLTSASPHRVIQMLMSGAVERLIQGKAAMEQGSISIKGERLGKALDIVISLRGCLSFEDGGEVAKNLDSLYLYMIEKITMANQTNDSSHVDEVIDMLREIKSAWDQIPPEYHNITQMEY encoded by the coding sequence ATGAGAGGAAATCTACAGGCTTATAAGCGAGTCTCCGTAGACAGTCAGTTAACATCAGCTTCACCACACCGTGTGATTCAAATGCTGATGTCTGGTGCCGTTGAGCGCTTGATTCAGGGCAAAGCGGCCATGGAACAGGGTTCAATCTCCATCAAAGGTGAGCGTCTGGGCAAGGCGTTGGATATCGTTATCAGTTTGCGTGGCTGCCTGTCGTTTGAAGACGGTGGCGAAGTCGCAAAGAATCTGGATTCTCTGTATCTGTACATGATTGAAAAAATCACGATGGCGAACCAGACCAACGACAGCTCACATGTTGATGAAGTGATCGATATGCTGAGAGAAATTAAATCTGCGTGGGATCAAATTCCCCCTGAGTATCACAATATTACACAGATGGAGTATTAA
- a CDS encoding sigma-54 dependent transcriptional regulator gives MQGLAKTLVIDDDPQHRHDLSVILNFVGEQHEAISTDEADSALWDQPWGACLIGHIHSVKKQNQVLEQLRQRYQIPVLTMPELEKAVAGLPNFVGILAHPLHYTQLMDALRHCQEFLGKNSFQVPQLARKNTLFRSMVGRSESISQVRYLIEQVAGTDANVLILGESGTGKEVVARNIHYHSSRGKGPFVPVNCGAIPPDLLESELFGHEKGAFTGAISARKGRFELAEGGTLFLDEIGDMPMPMQVKLLRVIQERCFERVGGNQSIKANVRIIAATHRNLDQMIAENQFREDLYYRLNVFPIETPSLRERLEDIPLLLQELLTRMEAEGAKPVHFTPRAITSLMEHDWPGNVRELANLVERLMILYPGEMVDVNHLPVKYRYCELPDFRPEERAMSIEDEERALLADVFSSGYQDNEENFGFSDLPPEGLNLKEMLAELEVDMIRQALEAQTGVVARAADMLGMRRTTLVEKMRKYNISTKEVNNA, from the coding sequence ATGCAAGGTTTAGCGAAAACCCTCGTCATTGATGACGACCCGCAGCACCGCCACGATCTCAGCGTGATCCTCAATTTTGTCGGTGAGCAGCATGAAGCGATATCCACCGATGAAGCAGACAGCGCGCTGTGGGACCAACCCTGGGGCGCCTGTTTGATCGGTCATATCCATTCTGTGAAGAAACAGAATCAGGTGCTGGAACAACTGCGTCAGCGGTATCAAATCCCTGTACTGACCATGCCCGAGCTTGAAAAAGCGGTTGCAGGTCTGCCCAATTTCGTTGGGATACTGGCTCACCCGCTGCATTACACTCAGCTGATGGACGCGCTGCGACATTGCCAGGAATTTCTGGGTAAAAACAGCTTCCAGGTGCCGCAACTGGCGCGAAAAAACACATTGTTCCGCAGCATGGTCGGCCGCAGTGAAAGTATCAGCCAGGTCCGTTATCTGATTGAGCAGGTGGCCGGTACTGATGCCAATGTTTTGATCCTCGGTGAATCCGGCACCGGCAAAGAAGTGGTTGCCCGGAATATTCACTATCACTCCTCCCGCGGAAAGGGGCCGTTTGTCCCGGTGAACTGTGGCGCGATCCCGCCAGATCTGCTGGAAAGCGAGTTATTTGGTCATGAAAAAGGGGCGTTTACCGGTGCAATTTCTGCCCGGAAAGGACGCTTTGAGTTAGCTGAAGGCGGCACGCTGTTTCTGGATGAAATCGGCGATATGCCGATGCCGATGCAAGTTAAGCTGCTGCGGGTGATCCAGGAGAGATGCTTTGAGCGTGTTGGCGGAAATCAGTCGATTAAAGCCAATGTGCGGATCATCGCAGCCACGCACCGCAACCTGGATCAGATGATCGCAGAGAATCAGTTCCGTGAAGATCTGTATTACCGGTTGAATGTGTTCCCGATTGAAACCCCGTCCTTGCGTGAACGTCTGGAAGATATTCCGTTGCTGTTGCAGGAATTGCTGACCCGTATGGAAGCTGAAGGGGCGAAGCCTGTTCACTTCACGCCGCGCGCCATTACTTCCCTGATGGAACACGACTGGCCGGGCAATGTGCGGGAACTGGCGAATCTGGTTGAGCGGCTGATGATTCTCTATCCGGGAGAAATGGTCGACGTGAATCACTTGCCAGTGAAATATCGCTACTGCGAGTTACCGGATTTCCGGCCGGAAGAGCGGGCCATGTCCATTGAAGACGAAGAACGTGCTTTACTGGCAGATGTCTTCTCCAGCGGTTATCAGGATAACGAAGAGAACTTTGGATTCAGCGATCTGCCGCCTGAAGGACTGAACCTGAAAGAAATGCTGGCTGAGCTTGAAGTGGATATGATCCGTCAGGCACTGGAGGCGCAGACAGGTGTGGTTGCCAGAGCCGCAGACATGCTGGGCATGCGACGGACAACACTGGTCGAAAAAATGCGCAAGTACAACATTTCGACCAAAGAAGTGAATAACGCTTAA
- a CDS encoding PAS domain-containing sensor histidine kinase — protein sequence MEEGQSVSPLGNLSQQVSRYKQVLEVMPTGVILLDGMGKVCEANPEAVRLLGEPLAGERWVAVIQRAFAPQDDDGHEISLRSGRKVKLAISASDSGQLIVITDMTETRLLQSRFSEMQRLSSLGRMVASLAHQVRTPLSSAMLYAANLSSPQLTPQTRDRFQTKLMDRLRDLEKQVNDMLLFAKGGDNKVVAPFTLECLFNELDAMIEAQVVASQVDFSIECDDESPCILGNVNALASAIGNLITNAIQMAGKQCTVSLSVLCEDDIIHLSVKDNGPGIEPEMQQKVLEPFFTTRQQGTGLGLAVVQMVAKAHNGGLSLYSVPGDGATFTLSLPMAAYTEPGNYELTVTGEGR from the coding sequence GTGGAAGAAGGACAGTCAGTCTCTCCGTTGGGAAACCTCAGCCAGCAGGTCAGCCGTTATAAGCAGGTCCTCGAAGTCATGCCGACAGGCGTGATCTTGCTCGATGGGATGGGAAAAGTATGTGAAGCCAACCCCGAAGCTGTCCGCCTGTTAGGAGAGCCGCTGGCTGGAGAGCGCTGGGTGGCTGTAATCCAGCGTGCATTCGCACCTCAGGACGATGACGGCCACGAAATCTCTCTGCGCAGTGGCCGTAAAGTGAAGCTGGCAATTTCAGCATCGGACAGTGGTCAGCTGATTGTGATTACGGATATGACGGAAACCCGTCTGCTCCAGTCCCGGTTCAGCGAAATGCAGCGTCTGTCGTCGCTGGGCCGTATGGTCGCGTCACTGGCGCATCAGGTCAGGACTCCCTTGTCCAGCGCGATGCTGTATGCCGCCAATTTATCTTCGCCCCAACTGACACCACAGACACGGGACAGGTTCCAGACCAAGCTGATGGACAGGCTGCGTGACCTGGAAAAGCAGGTGAACGACATGCTGTTGTTTGCCAAAGGCGGCGATAACAAAGTCGTTGCGCCTTTCACACTGGAATGTCTGTTTAATGAGCTGGACGCCATGATTGAAGCTCAGGTGGTGGCGAGTCAGGTTGATTTCTCGATCGAGTGTGATGATGAAAGCCCCTGTATTTTGGGGAACGTCAATGCGCTCGCCAGTGCGATTGGCAATCTGATCACCAATGCGATTCAGATGGCGGGCAAGCAGTGTACCGTCAGCCTGTCGGTCCTTTGTGAGGATGACATCATCCACCTGAGTGTGAAGGATAACGGGCCGGGTATTGAGCCCGAGATGCAGCAGAAAGTCCTGGAACCTTTTTTCACCACACGGCAGCAGGGCACCGGCCTTGGATTGGCGGTGGTACAGATGGTCGCGAAGGCGCACAACGGCGGCCTGTCCCTGTATTCCGTACCGGGAGACGGCGCTACATTCACTCTGAGTCTGCCGATGGCTGCATACACAGAGCCTGGTAACTATGAACTGACAGTAACAGGAGAAGGGCGATGA
- a CDS encoding sigma-54 dependent transcriptional regulator — MTSRVLIVEDDEGLREALVDTLALAGYQWLEAESAEQALLQLKSEKVDIVVSDVQMAGMDGLGLLRNIKQHWPKLPVLLMTAYANIEDAVAAMKDGAIDYMAKPFAPEVLLNMVSRYAPVKAESSHAVVADEKSLKLLALAERVAQTDASVMVLGPSGSGKEVMSRYIHQHSTRCEGPFIAINCAAIPDNMLEATLFGYEKGAFTGAVQACPGKFEQAQGGTILLDEISEMDLNLQAKLLRVLQEREVERLGSRKSIKLDVRVLATSNRDLKQYVAEGNFREDLYYRLNVFPLVWPALAERPGDILPLASHLAERHCQKQGLPAPVFSKAAQTRLLQYGWPGNVRELDNVVQRALILAGDAEIGGEHILLEGLDWMDAQGLQQAVTTAAPVAPVASESLFIPVPAGVSSEGLGSELREQEFAIILDAIQACEGKRKEVAERLGISPRTLRYKLAKMRDAGIEIPV, encoded by the coding sequence ATGACAAGCCGTGTACTGATCGTTGAGGATGACGAAGGACTGCGCGAGGCCCTGGTCGACACGCTGGCTCTTGCCGGCTATCAATGGCTGGAAGCGGAAAGTGCGGAGCAGGCACTGTTACAGCTGAAGTCTGAAAAGGTCGATATTGTTGTGTCCGATGTTCAGATGGCCGGGATGGATGGACTGGGTTTGTTGCGCAATATCAAACAGCACTGGCCCAAATTGCCGGTGCTGCTGATGACAGCGTATGCCAACATCGAAGATGCCGTGGCAGCCATGAAAGATGGCGCGATTGATTACATGGCAAAACCTTTTGCGCCGGAAGTGCTGCTGAACATGGTCAGCCGCTATGCACCGGTGAAAGCGGAAAGCAGTCATGCTGTGGTGGCGGATGAAAAAAGTCTGAAGTTACTGGCACTGGCTGAGCGGGTGGCCCAGACGGATGCCAGTGTCATGGTGCTGGGACCAAGCGGTTCCGGAAAAGAAGTAATGTCCCGCTACATTCATCAGCACTCTACGCGATGTGAAGGGCCGTTTATCGCCATTAACTGTGCGGCGATTCCTGACAATATGCTGGAAGCCACATTGTTTGGTTATGAGAAAGGTGCTTTTACCGGTGCCGTTCAGGCATGTCCGGGTAAGTTCGAGCAGGCGCAGGGCGGTACGATTCTGCTGGATGAAATCAGTGAAATGGACCTGAACCTGCAGGCGAAGTTACTCCGCGTCCTTCAGGAACGTGAAGTGGAAAGGCTGGGCAGCCGCAAAAGTATCAAGCTGGATGTGCGTGTCCTGGCGACCAGTAACCGCGATCTGAAGCAGTATGTGGCGGAAGGAAATTTCCGGGAAGACCTTTACTACCGATTGAATGTATTTCCTCTCGTCTGGCCGGCACTGGCGGAACGGCCGGGAGATATTTTGCCGCTGGCCAGTCATCTGGCTGAGCGACATTGTCAGAAACAGGGATTACCGGCGCCCGTTTTCTCGAAAGCCGCACAAACCCGACTATTGCAGTACGGCTGGCCGGGTAATGTCCGCGAGCTGGACAATGTAGTGCAACGGGCACTGATTCTGGCAGGAGACGCAGAAATCGGCGGTGAACACATCCTGCTGGAAGGACTGGACTGGATGGATGCACAAGGATTACAGCAGGCGGTCACAACCGCAGCGCCTGTCGCTCCGGTTGCCAGTGAATCCCTGTTTATCCCTGTACCAGCCGGTGTCAGTTCGGAAGGTTTGGGCAGTGAACTGCGTGAACAGGAGTTCGCGATTATCCTCGATGCGATTCAGGCCTGTGAAGGAAAACGGAAAGAAGTCGCTGAGCGTTTAGGCATCAGTCCGCGTACGCTGAGGTACAAACTGGCCAAGATGAGGGACGCCGGAATCGAGATCCCAGTTTGA
- the fliE gene encoding flagellar hook-basal body complex protein FliE → MKVNGLLSEMQALKMEATNTSRPATGAQVSADFGAALQDAIQNVNGLQKTSSELSSRFDQGDRSISLSDVMIARNKSSVAFEATVQVRNKLVEAYKELMNMPV, encoded by the coding sequence ATGAAAGTCAACGGATTACTGTCAGAAATGCAGGCATTGAAAATGGAGGCCACGAATACCTCCCGTCCGGCGACCGGCGCGCAGGTAAGTGCCGATTTTGGTGCTGCCCTGCAAGACGCCATCCAGAATGTGAACGGTCTGCAAAAGACGTCCAGTGAACTGAGCAGCCGTTTTGATCAGGGCGACCGCAGCATTTCGCTGTCGGATGTGATGATCGCCCGGAACAAATCCAGTGTCGCTTTTGAAGCAACGGTTCAGGTTCGGAATAAGCTGGTTGAGGCTTATAAAGAACTGATGAACATGCCGGTTTAA
- the fliF gene encoding flagellar basal-body MS-ring/collar protein FliF — protein MSEQTSNELAVAGNAPAPIVSDSDLELQNPDLEEKSATRVDSMLGNLDLLRQVILVLSVAICVALIVLVVAWLKEPEMRPLGNFSTEELIPILDHFDQKKIEYQLDGNTIRVPADQYGAMKLELTRAGLNNPTAEGDDILLQDMGFGVSQRLEQERLKLSRERQLARAIEQISQVRKAQVLLAMPKQSVFVRHNQEATASVFLTLSTGGTLGQQEVDSIVDMVSTAVPGLKPSRVTVTDQHGRLLSSGTEDPAATARRKEYELERKQEQALREKIDAILIPVLGLGNYTSQVDVSMDFSAQEETQKRFDPNTPSTRSEYTLEDYNNGRAVAGIPGALSNQPPQDSSIPQDVIDLQTGKGGDGSVHREATRNFELDTTIRHKRSQTGTISRQTVSVAVNYKQQVNPETGELTRVPVTEAELVKIRRLLMGGVGFLEGRGDMLEVISVPFATPEQERVVDMPIWEHPNFNTWVRWLAAALVIVAVLLILVRPAMRKLLYPNQAADGTPLDENGMPILGDGDELIGSDLDGVEGIDLTNSNLELPNLHKDDDLLKAVRALVANEPDLAAMVVKNWVYEDGK, from the coding sequence GTGTCGGAACAAACATCCAACGAACTCGCCGTAGCGGGTAATGCACCAGCCCCGATCGTTTCCGATAGCGATCTGGAGCTGCAAAATCCGGATCTTGAAGAAAAGAGTGCCACGCGTGTAGACAGCATGCTGGGCAATCTTGATTTGCTGCGTCAGGTGATCCTGGTACTGTCAGTGGCGATTTGTGTTGCCTTGATTGTCCTGGTCGTGGCGTGGCTGAAAGAGCCGGAAATGCGGCCATTAGGAAATTTTTCCACGGAAGAGTTGATTCCGATTCTGGACCATTTTGACCAGAAGAAGATCGAATATCAGCTTGATGGCAATACTATTCGCGTCCCGGCCGATCAGTACGGGGCGATGAAGTTAGAGCTGACTCGTGCCGGGCTGAACAATCCGACTGCGGAAGGAGACGATATCCTGCTGCAGGATATGGGCTTTGGTGTTTCACAACGTCTGGAGCAGGAGCGTCTGAAGCTCAGCCGTGAGCGTCAGCTTGCCCGTGCGATTGAACAAATCAGCCAGGTGCGTAAAGCACAGGTTCTGCTGGCAATGCCGAAGCAAAGTGTTTTTGTTCGTCATAATCAGGAAGCAACGGCCAGTGTCTTCTTAACGCTGAGTACCGGCGGCACGCTGGGGCAGCAGGAAGTCGACTCGATTGTTGATATGGTGTCGACCGCAGTTCCCGGTCTGAAACCGAGCCGTGTCACGGTCACCGATCAACACGGTCGTCTGCTGAGTTCAGGCACGGAAGACCCGGCAGCTACCGCGCGCCGGAAAGAATACGAGCTGGAGCGGAAGCAGGAACAGGCGCTGCGTGAAAAGATTGATGCGATTCTGATCCCTGTCCTTGGTCTGGGTAACTACACCTCACAGGTGGATGTCTCGATGGATTTCAGCGCGCAGGAAGAAACTCAGAAGCGTTTTGATCCGAATACGCCATCGACCCGAAGTGAATACACGCTGGAAGATTACAACAATGGCCGGGCTGTAGCCGGGATTCCGGGGGCACTGAGTAATCAGCCGCCGCAAGATTCCTCTATCCCGCAGGATGTGATCGATCTGCAAACCGGCAAGGGCGGCGACGGTTCTGTCCACCGTGAAGCGACTCGAAACTTCGAGCTGGATACCACGATTCGTCACAAGCGCTCTCAAACCGGAACAATCAGTCGTCAGACGGTTTCTGTTGCCGTGAACTATAAGCAGCAGGTGAATCCGGAAACCGGTGAATTGACCCGGGTGCCGGTGACGGAAGCGGAACTGGTGAAAATTCGCCGCCTGCTGATGGGTGGTGTTGGTTTCCTTGAAGGTCGCGGCGATATGCTGGAAGTGATTTCCGTACCTTTTGCTACACCAGAGCAAGAGCGTGTGGTCGACATGCCGATCTGGGAACATCCGAATTTCAATACCTGGGTACGCTGGCTGGCAGCTGCGCTGGTGATTGTTGCTGTCCTGCTGATTCTGGTACGTCCTGCGATGCGCAAACTGTTGTATCCGAATCAGGCTGCCGATGGTACGCCACTGGATGAAAACGGTATGCCAATTCTTGGAGACGGTGATGAGCTGATTGGTAGTGATCTGGATGGTGTTGAGGGGATTGACCTGACAAACAGTAATCTGGAACTGCCGAATCTGCACAAAGATGATGACCTGCTGAAAGCGGTGCGTGCACTGGTAGCGAATGAGCCGGATCTGGCGGCGATGGTAGTGAAGAACTGGGTATACGAAGATGGCAAATGA